A region from the Brevibacterium paucivorans genome encodes:
- the ileS gene encoding isoleucine--tRNA ligase, which produces MTETTGSEAHTQRVYPQATTFTGGLTPSPTFPELEKDILAYWNENNTFRKSVEQRDAGVDGENEFVFYDGPPFANGLPHYGHLLTSYVKDVVPRYQTMRGKKVERRFGWDTHGLPAELEAMRQLGLKTKDEILDMGVEKFNDAARASVLKYTNEWEEYVNRMGRWVDFENDYKTLNPEFMESVLWVFKTLYDKGLIYEGFRVLPYCWSDETPLSNHELRMDEEVYKDRQDPSVTVGLTCSGGPLECLHGAKFLIWTTTPWTLPSNLAIVVGSDIDYVVVESEVPTGTAERYVIAQARLAAYAKELGEDPTVVETLKGSDLLGHTYNPPFTYYEGHENAFRILEGDFVTTSDGTGLVHTAGAFGEDDYVVTQAAGIEAVMPVSASGQFTAPVKEFAGLQVFEANAPLIRQLKNATKQDGETGSVWDGTVLVRHETYNHSYPHCWRCKNPLIYKGVSSWFVEVTKIKDKMLANNEKITWVPDNVKHGQFGKWLENARDWSITRNRFWGSPVPVWKSDNPEYPRLDVYGSFEEIERDFGRLPTGPDGKPNLHRPYVDELTRPNPDDPTGKSTMRRVEDILDVWFDSGSMPYGQVHYPFDNKDWFEHHYPADFIVEYIGQTRGWFYTLHILASALFDKPAFMDVICHGIVLGSDGQKMSKSLRNYPDVNEVFERDGSDAMRWFLMSSPILRGGNLIVTEQGIRDGVRQVILPAWNAWYFFATYSNTAESAEGEDTRGYSAKKRYESSQVLDRYLLAKTHDFLVDFQTAMDAYDLWNGCQLIREYLDLLTNWYVRRSRRRFWDGTVAMHESFDVFYTCFEAFIRAASPLMPFVAEEIFRGLTGEESVHLADYPDATLFPADPDLVERMDATRGVCSVGSSLRKAQHLRVRLPLSTLTVATDIELGEDFTSIIADELNVKSVEVLRMAEAAEAGFSLDHKLTVNARAAGPRLGKDVQTAIKGSKTGDWSVNDGVVVSGGIELVEGEYTLEEVAEAASDTVVLAPTDSGFVALDKTVTPELEAEGLARDAVRAIQNIRRELDLDVSDRIRVTLYTDDATAQALTPHRLLIAGETLALQFELSTDEATGDDLHSANELNANIRVVKA; this is translated from the coding sequence ATGACCGAAACAACCGGCTCAGAAGCTCACACCCAACGGGTGTACCCCCAGGCGACGACGTTTACTGGCGGACTTACACCCAGCCCCACATTTCCAGAACTAGAAAAAGACATTCTTGCTTACTGGAACGAAAACAACACATTCCGCAAGTCTGTCGAACAACGGGATGCAGGCGTCGACGGTGAGAATGAGTTCGTTTTCTACGACGGCCCTCCGTTTGCGAACGGTTTGCCACACTACGGCCACTTGCTGACCAGCTACGTCAAGGACGTCGTTCCGCGCTACCAGACCATGCGCGGGAAGAAAGTTGAGCGACGCTTTGGATGGGACACGCACGGTCTCCCTGCCGAACTCGAAGCCATGCGCCAGCTGGGCTTGAAAACCAAAGACGAAATCCTGGACATGGGCGTCGAAAAGTTCAACGACGCCGCGCGTGCTTCCGTACTCAAGTACACCAACGAGTGGGAAGAGTACGTCAACCGCATGGGTCGCTGGGTCGACTTCGAAAACGACTACAAGACCCTCAACCCCGAATTCATGGAGTCGGTGCTGTGGGTGTTTAAGACCCTGTACGACAAGGGCCTCATCTACGAAGGCTTCCGAGTTTTGCCCTACTGCTGGTCGGATGAGACACCGCTGTCGAACCACGAACTCCGCATGGACGAAGAGGTCTACAAGGACCGTCAGGACCCGTCGGTCACCGTTGGCCTGACATGCTCGGGTGGCCCACTCGAATGTCTGCACGGCGCTAAGTTCCTCATCTGGACCACCACGCCGTGGACCCTGCCTTCTAACCTTGCGATCGTGGTTGGTTCGGATATCGACTACGTGGTTGTAGAGTCCGAGGTGCCAACCGGTACCGCTGAAAGGTACGTGATCGCTCAGGCACGGCTGGCAGCGTATGCAAAGGAACTGGGGGAGGACCCCACGGTTGTTGAAACGCTGAAAGGCTCCGACCTTTTGGGCCACACCTACAACCCGCCGTTCACCTACTACGAAGGCCACGAAAACGCCTTCCGGATCCTCGAAGGGGACTTCGTCACCACCTCGGACGGTACCGGACTGGTTCACACCGCGGGAGCGTTCGGTGAGGACGACTACGTTGTCACCCAAGCCGCCGGAATCGAAGCCGTCATGCCCGTGAGCGCGAGCGGCCAGTTCACCGCGCCAGTGAAGGAATTCGCAGGACTGCAGGTGTTCGAAGCCAACGCGCCACTCATTCGACAGCTCAAGAACGCCACCAAACAGGACGGCGAAACAGGGTCTGTGTGGGACGGCACCGTGCTGGTGCGCCACGAAACCTACAACCACTCCTATCCACACTGCTGGCGTTGCAAGAACCCGCTCATCTACAAGGGTGTGAGTTCGTGGTTCGTTGAGGTCACCAAGATCAAAGACAAGATGCTGGCCAACAACGAAAAGATCACGTGGGTGCCGGACAACGTCAAGCACGGCCAGTTCGGAAAATGGCTCGAAAACGCACGCGACTGGTCGATTACCCGTAATCGTTTCTGGGGAAGCCCCGTTCCCGTGTGGAAGTCAGACAACCCGGAATATCCACGTCTGGACGTCTACGGTTCGTTTGAAGAGATCGAACGTGACTTTGGTCGACTGCCCACCGGGCCCGACGGCAAACCAAACCTGCACCGCCCGTACGTCGATGAACTGACCCGCCCTAATCCGGACGACCCCACTGGGAAGTCCACCATGCGTCGCGTCGAAGACATCCTGGACGTGTGGTTCGACTCCGGTTCCATGCCATACGGGCAGGTCCACTACCCGTTCGACAACAAAGACTGGTTCGAACACCACTACCCGGCCGACTTCATCGTTGAGTACATCGGGCAGACACGCGGATGGTTCTACACCTTGCACATTCTGGCGTCCGCGCTGTTTGACAAGCCAGCGTTCATGGACGTGATCTGCCACGGAATCGTTTTGGGCTCAGACGGACAGAAGATGTCGAAGAGCCTGCGCAACTATCCGGACGTCAACGAAGTGTTTGAACGGGACGGTTCTGACGCGATGCGCTGGTTCCTCATGTCCAGCCCCATCCTGCGCGGAGGAAACCTCATCGTCACGGAACAGGGAATCCGCGACGGGGTTCGACAGGTGATTCTGCCAGCGTGGAACGCGTGGTACTTCTTTGCCACGTACTCCAACACGGCTGAATCAGCAGAAGGCGAAGACACCCGCGGCTACAGCGCCAAGAAACGGTATGAGTCGAGCCAGGTTCTGGACCGCTACCTGCTTGCTAAGACTCACGACTTCCTGGTGGACTTCCAGACGGCCATGGACGCGTATGACTTGTGGAATGGGTGCCAGCTGATCCGTGAGTACTTGGATCTTCTGACCAACTGGTATGTGCGCAGGTCGCGCCGTCGTTTCTGGGACGGCACCGTGGCCATGCACGAAAGCTTCGACGTGTTCTACACGTGTTTTGAAGCGTTCATCCGTGCTGCATCCCCGCTCATGCCGTTCGTGGCAGAAGAAATTTTCCGTGGCCTCACGGGCGAAGAGTCAGTCCACCTGGCTGACTACCCAGACGCAACGCTGTTCCCTGCAGATCCCGATCTGGTTGAACGCATGGACGCAACCCGCGGCGTGTGCTCGGTGGGCTCGAGCCTGCGCAAGGCACAGCACCTGCGCGTGCGCCTGCCGCTGTCCACGCTGACGGTCGCAACTGACATCGAGCTGGGTGAGGACTTCACATCCATCATCGCCGACGAGCTCAACGTGAAATCCGTCGAGGTGCTTCGCATGGCCGAAGCCGCCGAAGCCGGATTCTCACTCGACCACAAACTCACGGTGAACGCCCGCGCTGCCGGCCCGCGCCTCGGGAAGGACGTGCAGACGGCAATCAAGGGTTCAAAGACCGGCGACTGGTCGGTCAACGACGGCGTGGTGGTCTCCGGTGGGATCGAGCTTGTGGAAGGTGAGTACACCTTAGAAGAAGTCGCCGAGGCGGCAAGCGACACGGTCGTTCTGGCACCTACCGACTCCGGTTTCGTGGCGCTGGATAAGACTGTGACGCCGGAACTGGAAGCGGAAGGATTGGCACGTGATGCCGTCCGCGCAATCCAAAACATCCGACGTGAGCTCGACCTGGATGTTTCTGACCGCATCCGCGTCACCCTCTACACCGACGACGCAACCGCGCAGGCACTCACTCCGCACCGCCTGCTCATTGCCGGTGAAACGCTGGCTCTGCAGTTCGAACTCAGCACAGATGAAGCAACGGGTGACGATCTGCACAGTGCGAATGAACTGAACGCGAACATTCGCGTGGTGAAGGCCTAA